In one Alphaproteobacteria bacterium SS10 genomic region, the following are encoded:
- the rpiB gene encoding ribose 5-phosphate isomerase B, which translates to MRIAVASDHAGFEMKQSLAEYLAELGHEVVDLGTNGPDSVDYPDFGKALGEAIADGSVERGLAVCGTGIGISIAVNRIPGARAALCTDGLMAKLTRLHNNANVLALGARLIGIETAKDCIDQFLNTEYEGGRHDRRVEKLG; encoded by the coding sequence ATGCGTATTGCCGTTGCTTCCGACCATGCGGGTTTTGAGATGAAGCAGTCGCTCGCCGAGTATTTGGCAGAGTTGGGGCATGAGGTTGTGGACCTGGGCACCAACGGACCAGATTCGGTTGATTATCCTGACTTTGGTAAGGCGCTAGGTGAGGCAATTGCCGATGGCAGTGTTGAGCGTGGTTTGGCCGTTTGCGGCACCGGTATTGGTATCTCGATCGCCGTAAACCGCATTCCGGGCGCCCGGGCCGCCCTGTGCACCGATGGGCTGATGGCCAAGCTTACCCGCCTGCACAACAACGCCAATGTGTTAGCGTTAGGCGCGAGACTGATCGGGATTGAGACAGCCAAAGACTGCATCGATCAGTTCTTGAACACCGAATATGAAGGCGGGCGTCATGACCGCCGGGTTGAGAAACTAGGCTAG
- a CDS encoding winged helix-turn-helix transcriptional regulator — MQHPYFEAITLVERLHRQFLDVLKIELERAGIQDINNVQSLILYNIGEDELTVGELTARGYYLGSNVSYNLKKMVENGYLIQERSVHDRRSIRVKLSDKGHEIRTLMNEVFERHIGNVENSGLDLEQLKTVNDALKNLERFLTGQVGYSPLNPIPA, encoded by the coding sequence TTGCAGCACCCATACTTTGAGGCCATCACATTGGTTGAACGGCTGCACCGGCAATTTCTTGATGTGTTGAAGATTGAGCTGGAGCGCGCAGGCATCCAGGACATCAACAACGTCCAATCCCTGATCCTCTACAACATTGGTGAGGATGAGCTGACGGTGGGGGAGTTGACCGCCCGCGGTTATTATCTCGGCTCAAATGTCTCCTATAACCTGAAGAAGATGGTCGAGAATGGCTATCTGATCCAGGAGCGTTCAGTTCATGACCGTCGCTCGATTCGGGTGAAACTGTCCGACAAAGGCCATGAAATTCGCACGCTGATGAATGAGGTGTTTGAACGCCACATCGGCAATGTGGAGAATTCCGGCCTCGATCTTGAGCAGCTGAAGACCGTTAATGACGCGCTGAAAAACCTTGAGCGTTTCCTTACCGGTCAGGTCGGCTATTCACCCCTGAACCCAATCCCGGCTTAA
- the mmsB gene encoding 3-hydroxyisobutyrate dehydrogenase, producing the protein MTKIAFIGLGNMGLPMAKNLLAAGHELIGFDLSADNLAALEQAGGQTASDAATAAGAAEVVITMLPAGDHVTEVFLGDGKAMKACQPGTLLIDCSTIDVATARAIAGAAETAGLAMIDAPVSGGVGGAEAGTLTFMVGGSDEAVAKAQPLLDVMGGKTVHTGGPGNGQAAKICNNMMLGIQMLSVCEAFALADKLGLDPQKLFDVASTSSGQCWSLTTYCPFPGLLENTPSSREYAPGFTSDMMLKDLRLAQQAAAGSGAATPLGAETTALYAMHVNGGNGALDFSSILKMLRGA; encoded by the coding sequence ATGACCAAGATCGCCTTTATCGGCCTCGGCAATATGGGCCTTCCTATGGCCAAGAACCTGCTTGCCGCCGGGCATGAACTGATCGGTTTTGACTTGTCCGCTGACAATCTTGCCGCGCTTGAGCAGGCAGGTGGACAGACGGCAAGCGACGCCGCAACGGCAGCCGGTGCCGCGGAGGTGGTGATCACCATGCTGCCTGCCGGTGATCATGTGACCGAGGTGTTTTTAGGCGACGGCAAGGCGATGAAGGCCTGTCAGCCGGGCACTCTCTTGATTGACTGCTCAACCATCGATGTTGCAACCGCCCGTGCCATTGCCGGTGCTGCGGAAACCGCCGGTTTGGCTATGATTGATGCCCCGGTTTCCGGCGGCGTTGGTGGGGCCGAGGCTGGCACCCTGACCTTTATGGTGGGTGGCAGTGATGAGGCGGTCGCCAAGGCCCAGCCACTGCTCGATGTAATGGGCGGGAAAACCGTCCACACTGGCGGTCCTGGTAATGGTCAGGCCGCGAAAATCTGCAACAACATGATGCTGGGTATTCAGATGCTCTCGGTGTGCGAGGCCTTTGCCCTTGCCGATAAGCTTGGACTCGACCCGCAAAAACTATTCGATGTGGCTTCAACCTCGTCGGGGCAATGCTGGTCACTGACCACCTATTGCCCGTTTCCTGGCCTGCTTGAGAACACACCATCCAGCCGTGAATACGCGCCTGGTTTCACCTCTGACATGATGCTTAAGGATTTGCGCCTGGCCCAACAGGCTGCGGCCGGTTCCGGTGCGGCAACCCCGCTGGGGGCGGAGACCACGGCGCTTTACGCCATGCATGTGAACGGTGGTAACGGCGCACTGGATTTCTCATCGATATTGAAGATGTTGCGCGGTGCTTGA
- a CDS encoding enoyl-CoA hydratase/isomerase family protein, which yields MSPSDAVEPEILFDRKGPLGLITLNRPRALNALNLPMIREMAPQLDAWAKDDSVAAVVITGAGEKAFCAGGDVKSVYQDGLAAKSGEGDGALTRDFFREEYQLNRAIYRFPKPYIALIDGITMGGGVGLSVHGSHRIATETTMVAMPETAIGLFPDVGATYVLARAPGEAGAYLALTGDRLSAADALYAKIATHHVPSDKLDALVDALASADWGQAETGKERLFADGIIEPFVTDAGEAKLAALQDAIDQAFGSDTVEEIIAELTSMIGGAGADGEWAKETVETMGKRSPTSMKIAREQLDRGTALDLESCLVMEYRLTQGCMAGHDFYEGIRAVLVDKDHDPKWEPAQLTDVTDAIVEKHFEALGENDLSFTG from the coding sequence ATGTCCCCATCAGATGCCGTTGAGCCAGAAATCCTTTTCGATCGTAAGGGGCCGCTCGGCCTGATCACCCTGAACCGGCCACGGGCGCTTAACGCGCTTAACCTGCCGATGATCCGGGAAATGGCACCGCAGCTAGATGCCTGGGCCAAGGATGACAGCGTCGCCGCCGTGGTTATCACCGGTGCTGGTGAAAAAGCCTTCTGCGCTGGCGGTGATGTGAAATCCGTCTATCAGGATGGCCTCGCGGCGAAATCGGGTGAGGGGGATGGTGCCCTGACCCGCGACTTCTTCCGGGAAGAGTATCAGCTGAACCGCGCGATCTATCGATTCCCCAAACCATACATCGCACTGATCGACGGTATTACCATGGGTGGTGGTGTTGGCTTATCGGTTCATGGCTCACACCGGATCGCGACAGAGACCACCATGGTGGCGATGCCAGAGACCGCGATTGGTTTGTTCCCAGATGTTGGTGCGACCTATGTCCTGGCGCGGGCGCCGGGTGAGGCGGGCGCCTATCTGGCCCTTACTGGTGATCGCCTCAGTGCTGCCGATGCGCTCTATGCCAAGATTGCGACCCACCACGTGCCATCGGACAAGCTGGATGCCCTCGTGGATGCCTTGGCCTCCGCTGATTGGGGACAGGCCGAAACGGGTAAAGAGCGCCTGTTTGCCGATGGCATTATTGAGCCCTTTGTCACTGACGCAGGTGAGGCCAAGCTAGCCGCCCTTCAGGATGCCATTGATCAGGCCTTTGGTAGCGACACGGTGGAAGAGATCATCGCCGAGCTGACCTCAATGATCGGCGGTGCCGGTGCCGATGGTGAGTGGGCGAAAGAAACCGTCGAGACGATGGGTAAGCGCTCACCAACCAGTATGAAGATTGCGCGTGAGCAGTTGGATCGCGGCACAGCGCTGGATCTTGAGAGCTGCCTCGTCATGGAATACCGCCTAACCCAGGGCTGTATGGCCGGGCATGACTTCTACGAGGGCATTCGCGCAGTGCTGGTCGATAAGGACCACGATCCCAAATGGGAGCCTGCGCAGTTGACCGATGTTACCGACGCCATCGTTGAGAAGCATTTTGAGGCGCTGGGCGAGAACGATCTGAGCTTCACGGGCTAA
- a CDS encoding isobutyryl-CoA dehydrogenase, with product MSAALDLTEDQRQFQDMARAFANDAMAPHAAEWDEQEHFPVDTLRAAAELGLAGIYCQEEFGGTGLTRHDAAVIFEELSTGCPSTAAYISIHNMASWMIDNFGNGQQRSRYLPKLMTMEHFASYCLTEPGAGSDAASLKTKAERDGDFYVLNGSKAFISGGSTSDVYVVMVRTGDDGPKGISCLIVEKDTPGLSFGQKEKKLGWNSQPTAAVIFEDCRVPVANRLGEEGDGFAIAMKGLDGGRLNIAACSLGGAQHCLDLAINYAQERTQFGKKIAEFQSLQFKLADMATELEAARLLLHKAARLLDQKHADATKYCAMAKRFGTDIAFRVVNEALQIHGGYGYIKEYGVERYLRDLRVHQILEGTNEIMRLIVARKILEASSS from the coding sequence ATGTCGGCCGCACTCGACCTCACGGAAGATCAGCGACAATTCCAAGATATGGCGCGGGCTTTTGCCAATGACGCCATGGCGCCCCATGCCGCTGAATGGGATGAGCAAGAGCATTTCCCTGTCGACACGTTGCGCGCCGCCGCTGAGCTGGGCCTGGCCGGTATCTATTGCCAGGAAGAGTTCGGTGGCACGGGTCTCACCCGCCATGACGCTGCGGTTATCTTTGAGGAGCTATCGACCGGCTGCCCGTCCACGGCGGCCTATATCTCGATCCACAATATGGCGTCCTGGATGATCGATAACTTCGGCAATGGCCAGCAACGCAGTCGCTACCTGCCGAAACTGATGACCATGGAGCATTTCGCCAGCTACTGCCTTACCGAGCCAGGCGCAGGTTCTGATGCCGCGTCGCTTAAAACCAAGGCGGAACGTGATGGCGATTTCTATGTCTTAAATGGGTCGAAGGCCTTCATCTCCGGTGGCTCTACCTCCGATGTTTATGTGGTGATGGTACGCACCGGCGATGACGGGCCGAAGGGTATCTCTTGCCTCATCGTTGAGAAGGATACGCCCGGTCTCAGCTTTGGTCAGAAAGAGAAGAAGCTTGGCTGGAACTCCCAGCCGACCGCCGCCGTGATCTTTGAGGATTGCCGGGTACCCGTCGCCAACCGGTTGGGTGAAGAGGGGGATGGCTTCGCAATCGCCATGAAGGGACTTGATGGTGGCCGGTTGAACATCGCCGCCTGCTCGCTTGGTGGGGCCCAGCATTGCCTGGACCTCGCCATCAACTACGCCCAGGAACGAACGCAATTCGGCAAGAAGATTGCGGAGTTCCAATCGCTACAATTCAAGCTCGCCGATATGGCGACGGAGTTAGAGGCAGCGCGGCTTCTGCTGCATAAGGCGGCCCGGCTGCTCGACCAGAAGCATGCTGATGCGACGAAGTATTGCGCGATGGCCAAGCGGTTCGGCACTGATATCGCCTTCCGGGTGGTCAATGAGGCGCTGCAAATCCATGGCGGCTATGGCTACATCAAGGAATACGGTGTTGAGCGATATCTGCGTGATCTGCGTGTGCACCAAATCCTTGAGGGGACCAATGAGATCATGCGCCTGATCGTTGCCCGAAAAATTCTGGAAGCATCCTCAAGTTAG
- the hemB gene encoding porphobilinogen synthase produces MRRNRTVPWQRSLVAENALSVNDLIWPVFILDGTDRVEAIDAMPGISRYSIDRLVEQVANAADLGIPAIALFPVTPPELRSEDGKEAYNPESLACRAASEIKRQVPEIGVICDVALDPFTSHGHDGVMDEQARILNDETVEILCKQALVQAAAGVDVIAPSDMMDGRVGAIRDALDAGGFEDVRIMSYAAKYASCFYGPFRAALQSDGYLKGDKKTYQMDPANTDEAMREVALDLQEGADMVMVKPGMPYLDVVQRVKERFAVPTFAYQVSGEFAMLKAAIQNGWLDNDKAVLESLLCFKRAGADGVLTYAAVEAAKLLKAG; encoded by the coding sequence ATGCGCCGCAATCGAACCGTACCATGGCAGCGTTCCCTGGTGGCCGAGAACGCGCTGTCAGTGAATGATTTGATCTGGCCGGTTTTTATCTTGGATGGCACCGACCGGGTTGAGGCGATCGACGCCATGCCCGGCATCTCTCGCTACAGCATCGACCGCCTGGTTGAGCAGGTCGCCAATGCCGCTGATCTTGGCATCCCAGCGATCGCCCTATTCCCCGTAACGCCGCCAGAACTGCGCAGCGAAGATGGGAAGGAAGCCTACAATCCAGAGAGCCTAGCCTGCCGCGCCGCCAGCGAGATTAAGCGCCAGGTGCCAGAGATTGGCGTTATCTGCGACGTGGCCCTCGACCCCTTTACCAGCCACGGTCATGACGGCGTGATGGATGAACAGGCCCGCATCCTAAATGACGAGACCGTTGAGATCTTATGCAAACAGGCGTTGGTTCAGGCCGCCGCCGGTGTCGATGTGATCGCCCCATCGGACATGATGGATGGCCGCGTTGGTGCCATCCGCGATGCCCTGGATGCTGGCGGTTTTGAGGATGTGCGGATCATGTCCTATGCCGCGAAATATGCCTCCTGCTTCTACGGCCCATTCCGCGCCGCGTTGCAGTCTGATGGCTACCTGAAGGGCGATAAGAAGACCTATCAGATGGATCCGGCCAATACAGATGAGGCGATGCGCGAGGTTGCCCTCGACCTGCAGGAAGGGGCTGACATGGTTATGGTTAAGCCCGGCATGCCCTACCTCGATGTGGTGCAGCGGGTGAAAGAGCGGTTCGCCGTTCCAACCTTCGCCTATCAAGTCAGTGGGGAGTTCGCGATGCTCAAAGCCGCGATCCAAAATGGCTGGCTCGACAATGATAAGGCCGTGCTGGAATCCCTGCTTTGCTTTAAGCGGGCGGGCGCCGATGGCGTGCTGACCTATGCGGCGGTTGAGGCGGCAAAGCTGCTTAAAGCTGGCTAG
- a CDS encoding alpha/beta fold hydrolase, whose product MFDNLERRRSRIGFEPIQEAFPWVGGDLQTMKNAAGEKLGRLPQPGAAERVEFPTDDGSGDILIGKLHRPSTPTATKPLMVLVHGLTGCEGSPDILLATDYFLARGYPVLRLNQRGAGPSGTLCKGFYHAGRSADLRLVIEAMAEQHGLADDGVVLMGSSLGGNASLKLAGEYGDKRPDWLKAVISVSAPIDLFATSYQFLKLRNRAYHQWLLRRMKAQCADPDRPLADWARQAARSARDTYDFDDKFTGPINGWSGADQYYAVNSANRYIDDARLPVLLIHAENDPWVPVEPYHVFDWSRNRNLMPLIASGGGHCGFHGTDGPWHLAMTERFINEQLG is encoded by the coding sequence ATGTTCGATAATCTAGAGCGTCGACGCAGCAGAATTGGGTTTGAGCCGATCCAAGAGGCGTTTCCATGGGTCGGTGGCGATCTGCAAACCATGAAGAATGCCGCCGGTGAGAAACTAGGGCGACTGCCGCAGCCTGGTGCTGCTGAACGGGTCGAGTTTCCCACCGATGACGGCAGCGGCGATATCCTGATCGGGAAGCTGCATCGACCCTCTACGCCGACAGCCACCAAGCCGCTGATGGTCCTGGTTCATGGGCTGACGGGGTGTGAGGGCAGCCCGGACATCCTGCTGGCCACCGATTACTTCCTGGCTCGCGGTTATCCGGTGCTTCGCCTCAACCAGCGTGGGGCGGGCCCAAGTGGTACGCTTTGCAAAGGCTTCTACCATGCCGGGCGGAGTGCGGATCTGCGCCTGGTGATTGAGGCGATGGCCGAGCAGCATGGCTTGGCCGATGATGGTGTCGTGTTGATGGGGTCATCCCTTGGCGGCAATGCCTCACTGAAGCTGGCTGGCGAGTACGGCGATAAACGACCGGATTGGCTGAAGGCGGTGATCAGCGTTTCGGCGCCAATTGACCTGTTTGCTACCTCGTACCAGTTCCTGAAGCTTCGAAACCGTGCCTATCACCAGTGGTTGTTGAGGCGTATGAAGGCGCAATGCGCTGACCCAGACCGACCATTGGCGGATTGGGCGCGCCAGGCGGCGCGGTCAGCCCGTGATACCTATGATTTCGACGATAAGTTCACCGGCCCGATCAATGGGTGGAGTGGGGCGGATCAGTATTACGCGGTGAATTCCGCTAACCGGTATATCGATGATGCCCGGCTACCGGTCCTGCTGATCCATGCCGAAAACGACCCCTGGGTCCCGGTAGAGCCTTACCATGTGTTTGATTGGAGCCGTAACCGCAACCTCATGCCGCTAATCGCTAGCGGTGGTGGGCATTGCGGGTTTCACGGTACCGATGGCCCTTGGCATCTGGCCATGACCGAACGGTTCATCAATGAGCAGTTGGGCTAG
- a CDS encoding alpha/beta hydrolase: MATYQRGSAELLSPSEAFTLVFHEWLPDDGAVQGDPIFCVHGLTRNGRDFDPLAKALADRGRRVICPDVAGRGESDWLTNHDEYNNPIYGQHLMGLLAHLGLGQVDWIGTSMGGLIGMGIASLGPVPIKRLIINDVGPVVTATSLNRIGDYVGRDLSFESVGALEQHLRVIHAPFGDLSDEEWAHLAKYSARIDGDRYRLAYDPAIAKAFEVKIEDDMALWPIWDAIQSPTMVIRGGVSDLLTSDVAEQMTVRGPRAKLFEVPGVGHAPALMDPAQISAIIEWLNV; the protein is encoded by the coding sequence ATGGCAACATACCAGCGCGGCTCTGCTGAACTGCTGAGCCCTTCAGAAGCTTTCACCCTCGTTTTTCATGAATGGTTGCCGGATGATGGCGCCGTTCAGGGGGATCCGATTTTCTGTGTCCACGGTCTGACCCGGAACGGCCGTGACTTCGACCCGTTGGCCAAGGCGCTCGCAGATCGTGGGCGACGGGTCATCTGCCCCGATGTTGCCGGACGGGGGGAGAGTGATTGGCTCACCAACCATGATGAGTACAACAACCCAATCTATGGCCAGCATCTGATGGGGCTATTGGCCCATCTGGGGCTGGGGCAAGTGGATTGGATCGGGACCTCTATGGGCGGGCTGATCGGGATGGGCATTGCCTCACTCGGCCCCGTACCGATCAAGCGCTTGATTATCAATGATGTGGGGCCGGTGGTGACCGCCACATCGCTGAACCGAATTGGTGATTATGTGGGCCGGGACCTATCATTTGAAAGCGTCGGGGCGTTGGAGCAGCACCTCCGCGTAATCCACGCGCCATTTGGCGATTTGAGTGATGAGGAATGGGCCCATCTGGCCAAGTACAGCGCTCGCATCGATGGCGATCGATACCGCCTTGCCTATGACCCAGCGATTGCCAAGGCCTTCGAGGTGAAGATCGAGGATGATATGGCGCTTTGGCCGATATGGGATGCGATCCAATCACCAACCATGGTGATCCGTGGTGGTGTTAGCGACCTACTGACCAGCGATGTGGCCGAGCAAATGACTGTTCGGGGGCCAAGGGCAAAACTGTTCGAAGTTCCTGGTGTTGGCCATGCCCCAGCTTTGATGGATCCCGCGCAAATTAGCGCGATCATCGAATGGCTGAATGTTTAG
- a CDS encoding penicillin acylase family protein: MRIITGILAAFIGLILAIVVIGLPAAYIWFSTAQPDYDGDVLAGPLVSEPVTVVRDGYAIPHIFAANMDDAYVALGYLHAQDRLVQMEIQRRAGQGRLSELAGRLALPADRIMRSLGFYDLATQDFENGDPAAKNAVERYADGVNLFLAQNPDPTPPELHLIGLWNTSIAPHQPEPWKPADSVVWGKLIGLQLSGNMFGEIRRAMLADTLTPEQIAELTIFEEQDAEITLGSLRGLDDNGVDWARLEQAIPKLGPERASNVWALSGNRTATGRPILANDPHLGLSAPILWYLVRIVTPELTITGATVPGVPFHLMGQNGEAAWGLTTTGGDVQDLYIERLHPDDPNQYLTSDGFAEFETKTIEIGVAGDEAEQLTVRTTNHGLVISDLDDRLGPITGDDKVVTLRTTLMTPGDSSWESIFFLNRAKSWDQFTDAMARFKSGQQNSVFADKEGDIGLYSPALIPVRALGNGTVPMAGEEISDNWPGTVPVDRLPKILNPRSGQIINANNRLVGNDYPYFITHEWEPDYRAQRIAEELGGRNGLTVADNMALMVDPVSKAAHELLPYLTALEGETPLQRDVIAALTDWDGRMDRDLATPLIFSTWLRVMPAILLEDELGESQQWVGGGPRLVNRILGGDLGWCDDTQTDHTAEDCQAAAQAGLSRALSLLIDAYGHDWRQWRWGDAHQAPLGHQILGRLPLLGGLFRQDAALDGSNYTVLRAGGRGDDPTRFPVSHGAGYRAVYDLADLDNSRYMIATGQSGRPLSRHFDTFVDAWQAGDFITIESFRRGNPPSDALGEITFRPIAQPTTQPAADTAAGANDG; encoded by the coding sequence ATGCGCATTATCACCGGCATCCTCGCTGCCTTTATCGGGCTTATCCTGGCCATCGTGGTGATTGGCCTGCCAGCCGCCTATATCTGGTTCAGTACCGCGCAACCGGACTATGACGGCGATGTACTCGCAGGCCCGTTAGTCAGCGAACCGGTCACCGTGGTCCGCGACGGCTATGCCATCCCGCATATCTTTGCCGCCAATATGGATGATGCCTATGTGGCGCTTGGTTATCTGCACGCCCAGGATCGGTTGGTGCAGATGGAGATCCAGCGCCGCGCCGGTCAGGGCCGCCTCTCAGAACTGGCCGGGCGTCTTGCCCTTCCGGCAGATCGGATCATGCGCAGCCTGGGTTTCTATGATCTTGCCACCCAGGATTTTGAGAATGGTGACCCAGCGGCCAAGAACGCGGTTGAGCGTTATGCCGATGGCGTGAACCTGTTTCTCGCCCAAAACCCGGACCCAACACCGCCAGAGCTTCATCTGATCGGCCTCTGGAACACCAGCATCGCGCCGCATCAGCCAGAACCCTGGAAACCGGCGGATAGTGTGGTTTGGGGCAAGCTTATAGGGCTGCAGCTATCGGGCAATATGTTTGGTGAAATCCGCCGCGCCATGCTGGCCGACACCCTGACACCAGAGCAAATCGCCGAACTCACGATCTTTGAAGAGCAGGATGCCGAGATCACGCTCGGAAGTTTGCGGGGGCTTGATGATAACGGTGTCGATTGGGCCCGGCTCGAACAAGCCATTCCCAAACTGGGACCAGAGCGTGCTTCAAACGTCTGGGCCCTAAGCGGTAACCGAACGGCAACCGGCAGGCCGATCCTGGCCAATGACCCGCATCTGGGCCTTTCTGCGCCAATCCTCTGGTACCTCGTGCGTATTGTGACGCCGGAACTGACCATCACCGGTGCCACGGTTCCCGGTGTCCCGTTCCACCTGATGGGCCAAAATGGTGAGGCCGCCTGGGGCCTGACCACAACTGGTGGCGATGTTCAGGACCTGTATATCGAGCGGCTGCACCCGGACGATCCCAACCAGTACCTAACCAGCGACGGTTTCGCCGAGTTTGAAACCAAGACAATTGAGATTGGTGTCGCCGGTGATGAGGCCGAGCAGCTAACCGTGCGCACAACCAACCATGGGCTGGTGATCAGCGACCTTGACGACCGACTAGGGCCGATCACTGGTGATGATAAGGTGGTGACCCTACGCACCACGCTCATGACACCCGGCGATAGCAGTTGGGAGTCGATCTTCTTCTTAAACCGGGCGAAGAGTTGGGACCAGTTCACCGACGCCATGGCACGCTTCAAAAGCGGCCAGCAAAATTCTGTTTTTGCTGACAAAGAAGGCGATATTGGCCTTTATTCCCCGGCTCTAATACCAGTCCGTGCCTTAGGCAATGGCACCGTGCCCATGGCTGGTGAAGAGATTTCAGATAATTGGCCTGGCACGGTGCCGGTTGATCGATTACCCAAGATCCTAAACCCACGCTCCGGCCAAATCATAAACGCCAATAACCGATTGGTTGGAAACGATTATCCTTACTTCATTACCCATGAGTGGGAGCCAGATTACCGGGCCCAGCGTATTGCCGAAGAACTAGGTGGGCGCAATGGACTAACGGTTGCCGACAACATGGCCCTGATGGTCGATCCGGTTTCCAAAGCCGCGCATGAACTACTGCCCTATCTCACGGCACTTGAGGGTGAAACACCGCTGCAACGCGATGTGATCGCTGCCCTTACTGATTGGGATGGTCGCATGGATCGGGATTTGGCAACGCCCCTGATCTTCTCAACCTGGCTACGGGTTATGCCCGCCATCCTGCTGGAGGATGAGTTGGGCGAGAGCCAGCAATGGGTTGGCGGCGGACCACGGTTGGTCAACCGCATTCTAGGCGGCGATCTCGGATGGTGCGATGACACCCAGACCGATCACACAGCCGAGGATTGCCAGGCGGCGGCACAGGCTGGACTTAGCCGCGCCCTCTCCCTCCTCATCGATGCGTATGGCCATGATTGGCGGCAATGGCGTTGGGGTGATGCCCATCAGGCGCCCTTGGGTCATCAGATCCTTGGCCGATTGCCCTTACTCGGTGGGTTGTTCCGCCAGGATGCCGCATTGGATGGCAGTAACTACACCGTGCTGCGTGCCGGCGGCCGTGGCGATGACCCGACCCGCTTCCCGGTCAGCCACGGTGCCGGGTATCGCGCGGTTTATGATCTGGCTGATCTGGATAATAGCCGCTACATGATCGCGACCGGCCAATCTGGTCGCCCGCTGTCTCGCCATTTCGACACTTTTGTTGATGCCTGGCAGGCCGGCGACTTCATAACAATTGAGAGCTTTAGACGCGGCAATCCGCCGAGCGATGCCTTAGGCGAAATCACCTTCCGACCAATTGCACAGCCAACAACCCAACCAGCTGCGGATACAGCCGCAGGAGCCAATGATGGATGA
- a CDS encoding threonine ammonia-lyase has translation MDDNLVPFTPAIQNAPTVHDIEAAASRIQGQIERTPTVDLHRLGEALGCTIMAKLENLQHTASFKERGALNCLSLLTPDQQRAGVVAMSAGNHAQGVAYHAGRLGVNATIVMPKHTPFTKVERTQSLGAKVELHGETLQEAREFAENLAAQQGLIFVHPYDDPSVIAGQGTVALEMLAALDEPLDTLIVPIGGGGLMSGIATAMRARSPETELIGVQSEAYPAMRQSLRGEEIKTADGTLAEGIAVKEPGQLTRQIIGQMVDDIVLVSDERIEQAIYDLSGYSKIVAEGAGAAGIAAIMDDPERFAGMRVGVVICGGNIDDRLFANLLLRGMVSEQKIIQLRITLPDRPGALAAIATVIADAGGNIVEVQHQRMFNVASIKSTTIDIVMETRDKDHANSIVAALQGAGFPVEQQYSKAMKTAE, from the coding sequence ATGGATGACAATCTAGTGCCATTTACCCCGGCCATTCAGAACGCCCCGACGGTTCATGACATCGAGGCTGCGGCAAGCCGCATTCAAGGCCAGATCGAACGGACACCGACCGTTGACCTGCACCGGCTGGGTGAGGCCCTCGGCTGCACCATCATGGCGAAGCTTGAGAACCTGCAGCACACGGCCTCGTTCAAGGAGCGTGGCGCGCTCAACTGCCTATCCCTGCTAACGCCGGATCAGCAACGGGCGGGCGTCGTGGCGATGTCGGCCGGCAACCACGCACAAGGCGTGGCCTATCACGCCGGACGCCTGGGTGTGAACGCCACCATCGTCATGCCCAAGCACACGCCCTTCACCAAGGTCGAGCGCACGCAATCCCTCGGCGCCAAGGTGGAGTTGCATGGCGAGACCCTGCAAGAGGCCCGTGAGTTCGCGGAGAACCTGGCGGCCCAGCAAGGCCTTATCTTCGTGCACCCCTATGATGATCCCTCGGTGATCGCCGGACAGGGCACCGTGGCGCTTGAGATGCTGGCCGCGCTGGATGAGCCGCTAGACACCCTAATCGTGCCAATCGGCGGTGGCGGCCTGATGTCCGGTATTGCGACCGCCATGCGGGCCCGCAGCCCGGAGACAGAGTTGATCGGCGTGCAGAGCGAGGCCTACCCCGCCATGCGCCAAAGCCTGAGGGGCGAAGAGATCAAAACCGCCGATGGCACCCTGGCAGAGGGTATTGCCGTTAAAGAGCCAGGGCAGCTAACCCGACAAATCATCGGTCAGATGGTCGATGACATTGTACTGGTCTCCGATGAGCGGATTGAACAGGCGATTTACGACCTCTCCGGCTACTCAAAAATCGTTGCTGAGGGGGCTGGTGCCGCTGGCATCGCCGCGATCATGGATGATCCTGAACGCTTCGCTGGCATGCGGGTCGGTGTGGTGATTTGCGGTGGCAATATCGACGACCGGTTGTTTGCCAACCTCTTGCTCCGTGGGATGGTGAGTGAGCAGAAGATCATTCAACTGCGGATTACCCTTCCCGATAGGCCCGGCGCCCTGGCCGCCATTGCCACGGTTATTGCGGATGCAGGCGGCAATATCGTTGAGGTTCAGCACCAGCGAATGTTCAACGTTGCCTCTATCAAATCGACCACTATCGATATTGTGATGGAGACCCGGGACAAGGATCACGCCAACAGTATCGTTGCCGCGCTGCAAGGGGCTGGTTTCCCGGTGGAACAGCAATATTCCAAGGCGATGAAGACCGCCGAGTAG